One Dioscorea cayenensis subsp. rotundata cultivar TDr96_F1 chromosome 15, TDr96_F1_v2_PseudoChromosome.rev07_lg8_w22 25.fasta, whole genome shotgun sequence genomic region harbors:
- the LOC120278199 gene encoding RING-H2 finger protein ATL65, with protein sequence MEAPAMAPGFAFGWGPTAMISGHHSPETRVPPEFSPPLIAMVAVVGAALLIVIYARLLSRLLRPLLRRWRRRRRRLLIASSSPPPPASSSDDYYLPLSPFGLDDAAIKSLPLSVFSKSKSKSLPIRDCAVCLFEFEDGDSLRTLPACSHAFHVDCIDVWLRSHASCPLCRAGIFRPDSPFIPMRAARIRPSLDDLIFDQPPDLVSPIPESDNPEIALATASPIATVAAAPAHDFLLKRSYSFGFERSLAADRMVLEASTASPWRYRHRSFWSKRWPSPFGGGSSSASRASRVFSFRSYRGVSSVKSPFLRRRGFFPLSLESSVRFAGAGPSSRRSRSMASPSSMLARAQGWGFSSSRMRCGDPEALLSPERLNRR encoded by the coding sequence ATGGAGGCGCCGGCGATGGCCCCCGGCTTCGCCTTCGGGTGGGGCCCAACGGCGATGATATCCGGCCACCATTCACCGGAGACTCGTGTGCCGCCGGAATTCAGCCCTCCGTTGATCGCGATGGTGGCCGTCGTCGGTGCGGCCCTTCTCATCGTCATCTACGCCCGTTTACTCTCCCGCCTCCTCCGCCCTCTCCTCCGCCGGTGGCGTCGCCGTCGCCGCCGCCTCCTCATCGCCAGCTCCTCACCGCCACCCCCGGCCTCGTCCTCCGACGACTACTACCTTCCTCTTTCCCCATTCGGCCTCGACGACGCCGCCATCAAATCCCTCCCTCTGTCCGTCTTCTCCAAATCGAAATCTAAATCCCTTCCGATCCGAGACTGCGCCGTGTGCTTGTTCGAATTCGAGGACGGCGACTCGCTCCGCACCCTCCCGGCCTGCTCCCACGCCTTCCACGTCGATTGCATCGACGTCTGGCTCCGATCCCACGCCAGCTGCCCTCTCTGCCGCGCCGGCATCTTCCGCCCTGACTCTCCCTTCATCCCCATGCGTGCAGCCCGGATCCGCCCCAGTCTCGATGATCTCATCTTCGATCAACCTCCCGATCTCGTCTCTCCAATCCCGGAATCCGACAACCCCGAGATCGCCCTAGCCACCGCCTCCCCAATCGCCACCGTCGCCGCCGCTCCCGCTCACGACTTCTTGCTGAAACGATCCTACTCGTTTGGGTTCGAGCGGAGCCTAGCGGCGGATCGGATGGTTCTCGAAGCTTCAACGGCATCGCCATGGCGGTACCGGCACCGGAGCTTTTGGAGCAAGCGATGGCCATCGCCATTCGGAGGTGGATCATCATCGGCATCTCGTGCTTCTAGAGTTTTCTCATTCCGATCATACCGCGGGGTATCATCGGTGAAGTCACCGTTCCTCCGGCGACGAGGGTTCTTCCCGCTGTCTTTGGAGTCCAGCGTGAGGTTCGCCGGCGCCGGTCCGTCGTCACGGCGGAGCCGATCGATGGCCAGCCCTTCGTCGATGTTGGCGAGGGCGCAAGGGTGGGGGTTCTCGTCCAGTCGGATGCGGTGTGGTGATCCCGAGGCATTGCTTTCGCCGGAACGGCTGAACCGGCGGTAG